One genomic segment of Streptomyces niveus includes these proteins:
- a CDS encoding PAS domain S-box protein, with the protein MSASRSETARPPGSDEPESGAVGAAGPDSGPGADLLAALLDGMDAALCAFDADGVITHWNREAERILGWSADEAVGRRGFAGWAVRSADADEVHGRLMSAMEVPGRLVHEFALLRKDGGRVLVRTQSAGVRGADGGPAGVYCAFSEVHAQIDLERSIALSEALFDDALWGVVLVDVDLRPTVVNGHAARALGSNRTALLGRPLGETVTQGVEELEGALHHVLAEGAPRALAELWVTLRTPDGGERRRCWRSGFLRLASPLAEEPVPLGIGWLFQDVTEAKLAAQEADKLRFRSSQLHRAGRAAGECESPMEAATVCLDFALVGFADHALIDLVHGDPGAVTAHGGTSTGDVPPTRLVRVAATPGGSVGPCLPVAAGGIPVRYRDGHPALQAVARTGSVRASAPSGASTTPTWSVSRQWPPDAVHALCTVLRSRGRTLGVVTFLRGASRPSFERQDAVYAEDVTARMAASLDLLRTEETRPEA; encoded by the coding sequence ATGAGTGCTTCCCGGAGTGAGACCGCTCGCCCGCCCGGCTCCGACGAGCCGGAATCCGGCGCTGTCGGGGCGGCGGGTCCCGACAGCGGCCCCGGGGCCGATCTGCTCGCCGCCCTGCTCGACGGGATGGACGCGGCTCTGTGCGCGTTCGACGCCGACGGCGTCATAACGCACTGGAACCGCGAGGCCGAGCGGATACTCGGCTGGTCCGCCGACGAGGCCGTCGGCCGGCGCGGATTCGCCGGCTGGGCCGTGCGCAGCGCCGACGCCGACGAGGTGCACGGGCGGCTGATGTCGGCGATGGAGGTGCCCGGACGGCTGGTCCACGAGTTCGCGCTGCTGCGCAAGGACGGCGGCCGTGTCCTCGTACGGACGCAGTCGGCGGGAGTACGCGGCGCGGACGGCGGCCCCGCCGGGGTGTACTGCGCGTTCAGCGAGGTGCACGCGCAGATCGATCTGGAGAGGTCCATCGCGCTCAGCGAGGCGCTGTTCGACGACGCGCTGTGGGGTGTGGTCCTGGTCGACGTGGACCTGCGGCCGACCGTCGTGAACGGGCATGCCGCGCGTGCGCTCGGCTCGAACCGTACGGCGCTGCTCGGACGCCCCCTGGGCGAGACCGTCACACAGGGCGTGGAGGAGCTGGAGGGCGCGCTGCACCACGTACTGGCGGAGGGCGCGCCGCGGGCGCTCGCCGAGCTGTGGGTGACGCTGCGCACGCCGGACGGCGGTGAGCGGCGGCGCTGCTGGCGCAGCGGCTTCCTCCGGCTGGCGTCCCCGCTCGCCGAGGAGCCGGTGCCCCTCGGTATCGGCTGGCTCTTCCAGGACGTCACGGAGGCGAAGCTCGCGGCGCAGGAGGCGGACAAGCTGCGCTTCCGCTCCAGCCAGCTGCATCGCGCCGGGCGGGCCGCGGGCGAGTGCGAGAGCCCGATGGAGGCGGCGACGGTCTGTCTGGACTTCGCGCTCGTGGGCTTCGCCGACCACGCGCTGATCGATCTGGTGCACGGCGACCCGGGCGCGGTGACCGCGCACGGTGGTACGTCGACCGGCGATGTGCCGCCGACCCGTCTCGTACGGGTGGCGGCGACGCCGGGCGGTTCGGTCGGCCCCTGTCTGCCGGTGGCGGCGGGCGGGATCCCCGTGCGGTACCGGGACGGGCATCCGGCGCTCCAGGCGGTGGCCCGTACGGGCTCGGTGCGCGCGAGCGCCCCCTCGGGGGCGTCGACGACCCCGACCTGGTCGGTCTCCCGCCAGTGGCCGCCCGACGCCGTGCACGCGCTCTGCACGGTGCTGCGGAGCCGGGGCAGGACCCTGGGAGTGGTCACGTTCCTGCGGGGTGCCAGCCGCCCGTCGTTCGAACGCCAGGACGCGGTGTACGCGGAGGACGTGACGGCCCGTATGGCGGCGTCGCTGGACCTGCTGCGGACGGAGGAGACGCGGCCGGAGGCGTGA
- a CDS encoding transporter, with product MSAEAPAGGTGLSGTPGEAASASSASSAGTVGTVGTAGTAGPVGSGTTPVATLGTRALAPVFVRLKLSLLRNGLRQSSGRTAAYVVSVVFALLIAAGQLLGLILLRGNNGAGTLVVVLTALVALGWAMLPLFFPSGDETLDPSRLVMLPLRPHALIGALLAASLVGIGPLFTLCLVLGSAIAVAHGGAAIALSVVVVPLTLLVCVALSRAVAAANIRLLTSRKGRDLAVLSGLVIAVGIQFVNFGVQRLSEAGGLSALDPVADVLRWLPPASAIGAVDSVSDGAYGRAALQLLLSLAALAALMYSWQRSLVKLMTAPDGSTIAAAGPARKESASGLGRLLPEGRTGTVMQRSLWYVWRDPKTKAAWITSLAIGLIVPLVNALQGNGSIYLACFAAGMLGIQMYNQFGQDTSAFWMVALTISSTRDAYLELRARAFALLVITLPYSALVTILTAALLDDWRALPEALGLSFALLGAMMATGAVASARFPYSIPQDSAYKNVAPGQGGLAWISILGGMLGGALLCAPVIGLTIGLHVSDTEGLTWLVLPVGTAYGALIAWAGVRLAAPQTASRLPEILTAVSKG from the coding sequence ATGAGCGCGGAGGCACCGGCCGGCGGTACGGGACTCTCCGGGACGCCGGGTGAGGCCGCTTCCGCCTCATCCGCCTCTTCGGCCGGCACCGTCGGCACCGTCGGCACCGCCGGCACCGCCGGGCCCGTCGGTTCCGGTACGACGCCCGTCGCCACCCTCGGCACCCGCGCCCTCGCCCCGGTCTTCGTACGGCTCAAGCTGTCGCTGCTGCGCAACGGGCTGCGGCAGTCCTCCGGCCGTACCGCCGCCTATGTGGTCTCCGTCGTCTTCGCCCTGCTCATCGCCGCCGGCCAGCTCCTGGGCCTGATCCTGCTGCGCGGGAACAACGGCGCGGGCACCCTCGTCGTCGTGCTGACCGCGCTCGTGGCCCTCGGCTGGGCGATGCTGCCGCTGTTCTTCCCCAGCGGCGACGAGACGCTCGACCCGAGCCGCCTCGTGATGCTGCCGCTGCGGCCCCACGCGCTGATCGGAGCGCTGCTCGCCGCGTCCCTGGTCGGTATCGGGCCGCTGTTCACGCTCTGTCTGGTGCTGGGATCCGCGATCGCCGTCGCGCACGGCGGCGCCGCGATCGCGCTGTCGGTCGTCGTCGTACCGCTGACCCTGCTGGTGTGCGTGGCGCTGTCGCGTGCCGTGGCCGCGGCGAACATCCGGCTGCTGACCTCGCGCAAGGGCCGGGACCTGGCCGTGCTGAGCGGTCTGGTGATCGCCGTCGGTATCCAGTTCGTCAACTTCGGTGTGCAGCGGCTCAGCGAGGCGGGCGGGTTGTCGGCGCTCGACCCGGTGGCGGACGTCCTGCGCTGGCTGCCGCCCGCGTCGGCGATCGGCGCCGTGGACTCGGTGAGCGACGGGGCGTACGGGCGGGCCGCCCTGCAACTGCTGCTGTCGCTGGCCGCGTTGGCGGCCCTCATGTACTCGTGGCAGCGGTCGCTCGTGAAGCTGATGACCGCCCCGGACGGCTCGACGATCGCCGCCGCCGGACCGGCCCGCAAGGAGTCGGCGTCCGGGCTGGGCCGGCTGCTGCCCGAGGGGCGTACGGGGACGGTGATGCAGCGGAGCCTCTGGTACGTGTGGCGCGACCCCAAGACCAAAGCGGCGTGGATCACTTCACTGGCGATCGGGCTGATCGTGCCGCTGGTCAACGCCCTCCAGGGCAACGGCTCGATCTATCTCGCGTGCTTCGCGGCGGGCATGCTCGGCATCCAGATGTACAACCAGTTCGGGCAGGACACCTCCGCGTTCTGGATGGTGGCCCTGACGATTTCCTCCACCCGTGACGCGTATCTCGAACTGCGGGCACGGGCCTTCGCCCTGCTCGTGATCACCCTGCCGTACTCGGCCCTGGTGACGATCCTGACGGCCGCGCTGCTCGACGACTGGCGGGCGCTGCCCGAGGCGCTGGGACTGTCCTTCGCGCTGCTCGGCGCGATGATGGCGACGGGCGCCGTGGCCTCGGCCCGGTTCCCGTACTCGATCCCGCAGGACAGCGCGTACAAGAACGTCGCGCCGGGGCAGGGCGGACTCGCATGGATCTCGATCCTCGGCGGCATGCTCGGCGGCGCGCTGCTGTGCGCACCGGTGATCGGTCTGACGATCGGCCTGCACGTCTCGGACACGGAGGGCCTGACGTGGCTCGTACTCCCGGTGGGCACCGCGTACGGCGCGCTGATCGCGTGGGCCGGTGTGAGGCTGGCGGCGCCCCAGACGGCGTCCAGGCTCCCGGAGATCCTGACGGCGGTCAGCAAGGGCTGA
- a CDS encoding metal-dependent transcriptional regulator encodes MSGLIDTTEMYLRTILELEEEGVVPMRARIAERLDQSGPTVSQTVARMERDGLVQVAGDRHLELTEEGRRLATRVMRKHRLAECLLVDVIGLEWEQVHAEACRWEHVMSEAVERRVLELLRHPTESPYGNPIPGLEELGETSVADPFLDGSMVSLADLDPGTEGKTVVVRRIGEPIQTDAQLMYTLRRAGVQPGSVVSVTESPVGGVLVGSSGEAAELDSEVASHVFVAKR; translated from the coding sequence ATGTCCGGACTGATCGACACGACGGAGATGTATCTCCGCACCATCCTCGAACTCGAAGAGGAAGGTGTGGTCCCCATGCGCGCCCGGATCGCGGAGCGGCTGGATCAGAGCGGGCCGACGGTCAGCCAGACCGTGGCCCGCATGGAGCGCGACGGACTGGTGCAGGTCGCGGGCGACCGGCATCTGGAGCTGACCGAGGAAGGGCGCAGACTCGCGACCCGGGTGATGCGCAAGCACCGCCTCGCCGAGTGTCTGCTGGTCGACGTGATCGGCCTGGAGTGGGAGCAGGTGCACGCGGAGGCCTGCCGCTGGGAGCACGTGATGAGCGAGGCGGTGGAGCGGCGGGTGCTGGAGCTGCTGCGGCACCCGACCGAGTCGCCCTACGGGAACCCGATCCCGGGCCTGGAGGAGCTGGGCGAGACGAGCGTCGCCGACCCGTTCCTCGACGGGAGCATGGTCAGCCTGGCCGATCTCGACCCCGGCACCGAGGGCAAGACGGTCGTGGTGCGGCGGATCGGCGAGCCGATCCAGACCGACGCCCAGCTGATGTACACGCTGCGGCGGGCGGGCGTGCAGCCCGGCTCCGTGGTGAGCGTGACGGAGTCGCCGGTCGGCGGGGTGCTCGTGGGCAGCAGCGGTGAGGCCGCCGAGCTGGACTCCGAGGTCGCCTCGCACGTCTTCGTCGCCAAGCGCTGA
- the pdxH gene encoding pyridoxamine 5'-phosphate oxidase, translating into MREQYRGTAFLESDLAPGPMEQFARWFKDVVAGGLHEPNAMVVSTATPDGRPSSRTVLLKAYDERGFVFYTNYGSRKGREIEANRYVALLFPWHALALQVVVTGTASRVGREETAAYFRTRPHGSQLGAWASDQSTPIGSRAELLERYEELGRRYGADEQVPVPPHWGGVRVVPETVEFWQGHENRLHDRLRYVREPESERWRVERLCP; encoded by the coding sequence ATGCGCGAGCAGTACCGCGGCACCGCGTTCCTGGAGAGCGACCTCGCACCCGGGCCGATGGAGCAGTTCGCGCGCTGGTTCAAGGACGTGGTGGCCGGCGGTCTGCACGAGCCGAACGCCATGGTCGTCTCCACCGCGACGCCCGACGGCCGCCCGTCCTCGCGCACCGTGCTGCTCAAGGCGTACGACGAGCGGGGCTTCGTCTTCTACACCAACTACGGATCACGCAAGGGCCGGGAGATCGAGGCGAACCGTTACGTCGCCCTGCTCTTCCCCTGGCACGCGCTGGCCCTCCAGGTGGTCGTCACCGGTACGGCGTCCCGCGTCGGCCGCGAGGAGACGGCGGCGTACTTCCGCACCCGCCCGCACGGCTCCCAGCTCGGCGCGTGGGCCAGCGACCAGTCCACGCCGATCGGCTCGCGCGCCGAACTGCTCGAACGGTACGAGGAGCTGGGCCGCCGCTACGGGGCGGACGAGCAGGTCCCGGTCCCGCCGCACTGGGGCGGTGTCCGGGTCGTCCCGGAGACGGTCGAGTTCTGGCAGGGGCACGAGAACCGGCTGCACGACCGGCTGCGGTACGTCCGGGAGCCGGAGTCCGAGCGCTGGCGGGTGGAGCGGCTCTGCCCGTAA
- a CDS encoding alpha/beta fold hydrolase, which produces MVQRIDVTGFDGLRLAAWEFADPPKEPAGAGPAPGVLLLHGLMGRASHWAATARRLSGRHRAVALDQRGHGRSDKPPEAPYTREAYVSDAEAAIEQLGLAPVTLVGHAMGALTAWQLAAKRPDLVGALIICDMRASALGAASQREWVDWFRTWPVPFATLGDVRKWFGEDDPWLERPSPGRGEYFAEVMAERADGWRPVFSRRQMLVSRETWVHDAHWEELAQVRCPTLVVRGLDGELGRAEAQEMVRVLPRGQYAEVTDAGHLAHYDRPDAWHAAIEPFLDGALTA; this is translated from the coding sequence ATGGTGCAGCGCATCGATGTGACCGGATTCGACGGGCTGCGGCTCGCTGCCTGGGAGTTCGCCGATCCGCCCAAGGAGCCGGCCGGGGCCGGACCCGCCCCCGGCGTGCTGCTGCTCCACGGCCTGATGGGCCGCGCCTCGCACTGGGCGGCCACCGCGCGCCGGCTGTCCGGGCGCCATCGGGCCGTCGCGCTCGACCAGCGGGGCCACGGCCGCAGCGACAAGCCGCCCGAAGCGCCGTACACCCGCGAGGCGTACGTGTCGGACGCCGAGGCGGCGATCGAGCAGCTCGGTCTCGCGCCCGTCACCCTCGTCGGCCACGCCATGGGGGCGCTCACCGCCTGGCAGTTGGCGGCGAAGCGTCCCGACCTGGTCGGTGCGCTGATCATCTGCGACATGCGGGCTTCCGCGCTGGGGGCGGCGTCGCAGCGCGAGTGGGTCGACTGGTTCCGCACCTGGCCCGTCCCGTTCGCGACGCTCGGCGACGTACGGAAGTGGTTCGGCGAGGACGACCCGTGGCTGGAGCGGCCGAGTCCCGGCCGCGGGGAGTACTTCGCCGAGGTGATGGCCGAGCGCGCCGACGGCTGGCGGCCGGTCTTCTCCCGCCGCCAGATGCTCGTCTCCCGCGAGACCTGGGTGCACGACGCGCACTGGGAGGAGCTGGCCCAGGTCCGCTGCCCCACGCTGGTCGTGCGGGGCCTGGACGGCGAGTTGGGCCGCGCGGAGGCGCAGGAGATGGTCCGCGTCCTGCCGCGCGGGCAGTACGCGGAGGTGACGGACGCGGGCCATCTCGCGCACTACGACCGGCCGGACGCCTGGCACGCCGCGATAGAGCCGTTCCTGGACGGCGCGTTGACCGCGTAG
- a CDS encoding ABC transporter ATP-binding protein — MPDHVPDRAAEQTGRQTAAGRPDAGREAPETAPDTAGGARTAAPPAVRVEGLWKRFGEQVAVAGIDLDLPAGQFVGLVGPNGAGKTTTLSMVTGLLRPDMGRVRVAGHDVWGDPVAVKARIGVLPEGLRLFERLSGRELLGYTGRLRGLPGDEVDKRATQLLDVLDLAGSQHKLVVDYSTGMRKKIGLASALLHNPEVLFLDEPFEGVDPVSAQTIRGVLERYTESGATVVFSSHVMELVESLCDWVAVMAAGRIRAQGTLAEVRGDAPSLQSAFLELVGAQGRDTGESLDWLGGAR; from the coding sequence ATGCCGGATCACGTACCGGACCGAGCGGCGGAGCAGACAGGGCGACAGACGGCGGCCGGACGGCCGGACGCCGGGCGGGAGGCGCCGGAAACGGCGCCGGACACGGCGGGCGGGGCGCGTACGGCGGCGCCGCCCGCCGTACGCGTGGAGGGACTGTGGAAGCGCTTCGGTGAACAGGTCGCCGTCGCCGGGATCGATCTCGATCTGCCCGCCGGCCAGTTCGTGGGGCTCGTCGGCCCCAACGGCGCGGGCAAGACCACCACGCTCTCCATGGTGACCGGCCTGCTGCGGCCGGACATGGGCCGGGTCCGGGTCGCCGGGCACGATGTCTGGGGCGATCCGGTCGCGGTCAAGGCCAGGATCGGCGTACTGCCCGAGGGGCTGCGCCTGTTCGAGCGGCTCTCCGGGCGCGAACTCCTCGGATACACCGGCCGGCTGCGGGGGCTGCCCGGTGACGAGGTCGACAAGCGTGCCACGCAGCTCCTGGACGTACTGGACCTGGCGGGCTCGCAGCACAAGCTCGTCGTGGACTACTCGACCGGTATGCGGAAGAAGATCGGCCTGGCGTCGGCGCTGCTGCACAACCCGGAAGTCCTCTTCCTGGACGAGCCGTTCGAGGGCGTCGACCCGGTGTCGGCGCAGACGATCCGCGGCGTTCTGGAGCGCTACACGGAGTCCGGCGCGACGGTCGTGTTCTCAAGCCATGTGATGGAGCTGGTCGAGTCGCTGTGCGACTGGGTCGCGGTGATGGCCGCGGGCCGTATCCGCGCGCAGGGCACGCTCGCGGAGGTACGGGGCGACGCGCCGTCGCTCCAGAGCGCGTTCCTCGAACTGGTCGGCGCGCAGGGCCGCGACACCGGCGAGTCCCTGGACTGGCTGGGCGGTGCCCGATGA
- a CDS encoding bifunctional DNA primase/polymerase, producing MFIVDKTIGVTGVMDAAVTSVTDAAQIPEQRGEPLLDSAVRYAEERHWDVFPGTWLEAVDGKERCSCERSDCPAPGAHPTRPDWATQATGSGVAARRLWSKQPRSSVLLPTGRTFDALDVPESAGFLALARMERMEMTLGPVTRTPERRMLFFVLPGGSLKVDDLVRKLGWSASAIDLVARGEGHYVAAPPTRVGGYGAVQWVRRPTPANRWLPDAEELISPLAYACGRDAAAARARRS from the coding sequence GTGTTCATCGTGGACAAGACCATCGGAGTGACGGGCGTCATGGACGCCGCGGTGACGAGCGTCACGGACGCAGCGCAGATCCCCGAGCAGCGGGGCGAGCCGCTGCTGGACAGCGCCGTGCGGTACGCGGAGGAGCGGCACTGGGACGTGTTCCCCGGCACCTGGCTGGAGGCGGTTGACGGCAAGGAGCGCTGCTCCTGCGAGCGCTCCGACTGCCCGGCCCCCGGGGCGCATCCGACGAGGCCGGACTGGGCGACGCAGGCGACGGGCAGCGGCGTCGCCGCGCGCAGGCTGTGGTCGAAGCAGCCGCGCTCCTCGGTACTGCTGCCGACGGGCCGCACGTTCGACGCACTCGACGTGCCCGAGTCGGCGGGATTCCTGGCGCTCGCGCGGATGGAGCGGATGGAGATGACGCTCGGCCCCGTCACCCGCACCCCGGAGCGCCGGATGCTCTTCTTCGTACTGCCGGGCGGCTCGCTCAAGGTGGACGACCTGGTACGGAAGCTGGGCTGGTCGGCCTCGGCGATCGATCTGGTGGCGCGCGGCGAGGGGCACTACGTCGCCGCGCCGCCCACGCGTGTCGGCGGTTACGGCGCGGTGCAGTGGGTCCGGCGGCCCACCCCGGCGAACCGCTGGCTGCCCGACGCCGAGGAACTGATCAGCCCGCTGGCGTACGCCTGCGGCCGGGACGCGGCGGCGGCACGGGCCCGGCGGAGCTGA
- a CDS encoding SIS domain-containing protein: MSESTLAGQFFGAAIGLLERVRDEEAANIDAAGKAIAEAVASGGRVFAFGAGHSSLAAQDVVYRAGGLALMNLLTVPGVTGVDVMPATLGSALERVDGLASAVLDSSPAKAGDVLVIISLSGRNALPVEMALKAKSLGLKVIGVTSVAYATETGSRHVSGTYLKDHCDIVLDNKIAVGDAELSAEGIEAPFAPASTVVTSALMQAMVATAAGGLVERGIDPPMLRSGNVDGGHEWNGRVMTEYGDRIFYSH, encoded by the coding sequence ATGAGCGAGAGCACGCTGGCCGGTCAGTTCTTCGGCGCCGCGATCGGTCTGCTGGAGCGCGTACGCGACGAGGAGGCCGCGAACATCGACGCGGCCGGCAAGGCGATCGCCGAGGCGGTCGCCTCCGGCGGCCGCGTCTTCGCCTTCGGCGCCGGACACTCCTCGCTCGCCGCGCAGGACGTCGTCTACCGGGCCGGCGGTCTCGCCCTCATGAACCTGCTCACCGTGCCTGGCGTTACGGGCGTCGACGTCATGCCCGCGACGCTCGGCTCCGCGCTGGAGCGAGTCGACGGCCTCGCGAGCGCGGTGCTCGACTCCAGCCCCGCGAAGGCCGGCGACGTCCTGGTGATCATCTCGCTGTCCGGGCGCAACGCGCTCCCGGTGGAGATGGCCCTGAAGGCGAAGTCGCTGGGCCTGAAGGTGATCGGGGTGACCTCGGTGGCGTACGCGACGGAGACCGGGTCCCGGCATGTGTCGGGCACCTACCTCAAGGACCACTGCGACATCGTCCTCGACAACAAGATCGCGGTGGGCGACGCGGAGCTGTCGGCGGAGGGCATCGAGGCACCGTTCGCACCCGCGTCGACCGTCGTGACGAGCGCGCTGATGCAGGCGATGGTGGCGACCGCCGCGGGCGGCCTGGTCGAGCGCGGCATCGACCCGCCGATGCTGCGGTCGGGGAACGTGGACGGCGGGCACGAGTGGAACGGGCGCGTGATGACGGAGTACGGGGACCGGATCTTCTACAGCCACTGA
- a CDS encoding PPOX class F420-dependent oxidoreductase translates to MTVSLSAAARRILDGRNPAVLCTVNPDGSPQSSVVWVGTDGDELVISSQAGRRKVTNLAGEPRVSLSVFDMADPQRYVEVRGTASVGEDIGRRTAVALAEKYEGPGAGQEYLDLPPEAVRVTIRITPERLTGNAEA, encoded by the coding sequence ATGACCGTCTCTCTCAGCGCCGCCGCCCGGAGGATCCTCGACGGGCGCAATCCGGCCGTCCTGTGCACCGTCAACCCGGACGGCAGTCCGCAGTCCTCGGTGGTCTGGGTCGGTACGGACGGCGACGAACTCGTCATCTCCTCGCAGGCCGGCCGTCGCAAGGTGACGAACCTGGCCGGTGAACCGAGGGTCAGTCTCAGCGTGTTCGACATGGCCGACCCGCAGCGGTACGTGGAGGTGCGCGGCACGGCCAGCGTCGGTGAGGACATCGGCCGGCGGACGGCCGTCGCGCTCGCCGAGAAGTACGAGGGTCCCGGCGCCGGACAGGAGTATCTGGACCTGCCGCCCGAGGCCGTACGCGTCACGATCCGCATCACCCCGGAACGGCTCACGGGCAACGCGGAGGCCTGA
- a CDS encoding transcriptional regulator, with protein MAARPLVARQPNERLQTLIQEAGCSNAGLARRVNMVGNERGLDLRYDKTSVARWLRGQQPRGRAPGIIAEALGRKLGRTVTIDELGMANGKNLASGIGLQFSPTVVGAIEQVCELWRSDVGRRDFLSGSAVASSALVEPSRDWLITGADASVARNTGARVGDSDVAAVAAMTSALVELDHRFGSGHVRPVVVHYLNSVVSGLLSGSYREAVGRRLFATVARLTELAGYMAVDTGQPGLAQRYYIQALRLAQAAGDRGYGGYVLAASMSHLAAQLGNPREIAQLARAAQEGARGHVTPRAQAMFLAAEARGHALMGDANQCHAVAGRALTALEHADPEGGDDPVWIAHYDHAYLADELAHCYRDLGQPEAAARHASDSLAGHPESRSRRRAIGLVLLATAQVQQREVEEACRTGTRAAELLGTLRSSRGAEYLDDLQQRLEPYGTEPAVREFSARLEMQAA; from the coding sequence TTGGCAGCCAGACCTCTCGTCGCCCGTCAGCCGAACGAGCGGCTGCAAACACTCATCCAGGAAGCGGGCTGTTCCAACGCCGGCCTCGCCCGCCGGGTGAACATGGTCGGAAATGAACGCGGCCTCGACCTCCGCTACGACAAGACGTCCGTCGCCCGCTGGCTCCGTGGCCAGCAGCCGCGCGGCCGGGCTCCCGGCATCATCGCCGAGGCGCTGGGCCGCAAGCTGGGGCGCACGGTCACGATCGACGAGCTGGGGATGGCCAACGGCAAGAATCTGGCCTCGGGCATCGGGCTCCAGTTCTCGCCGACCGTCGTCGGCGCGATCGAGCAGGTCTGCGAGTTGTGGCGCAGCGACGTGGGCAGGCGTGACTTCCTGTCCGGATCGGCCGTTGCGTCGTCGGCGCTCGTCGAGCCGAGCCGGGACTGGCTGATCACGGGGGCCGACGCGTCGGTGGCGCGCAACACCGGGGCCCGGGTGGGGGATTCGGACGTGGCGGCGGTCGCCGCCATGACGTCCGCCCTGGTCGAGCTGGACCACCGGTTCGGCAGCGGCCACGTCCGCCCGGTCGTCGTGCACTATCTGAACAGTGTGGTGTCGGGCCTGCTTTCGGGGTCGTACCGGGAAGCGGTCGGCCGCAGACTCTTCGCCACCGTCGCCCGGCTCACCGAGCTGGCGGGGTACATGGCGGTGGACACCGGCCAGCCGGGCCTCGCCCAGCGGTACTACATCCAGGCGCTGCGGCTCGCGCAGGCCGCCGGGGACCGCGGATACGGCGGCTATGTGCTCGCCGCGTCCATGAGCCATCTCGCGGCCCAGCTCGGAAACCCGCGCGAGATCGCCCAGTTGGCGCGGGCCGCTCAGGAGGGTGCGCGGGGGCATGTCACCCCGAGGGCGCAGGCGATGTTCCTGGCCGCCGAGGCGCGGGGGCACGCGCTGATGGGCGATGCGAACCAGTGCCACGCGGTCGCGGGCCGGGCGCTCACCGCGCTGGAGCACGCGGATCCGGAGGGCGGCGACGATCCGGTGTGGATCGCGCACTACGACCATGCCTATCTGGCCGACGAGTTGGCGCACTGCTACCGCGATCTGGGGCAGCCCGAGGCGGCGGCGCGCCACGCGTCCGACTCACTGGCCGGACACCCGGAGTCCCGGTCGAGACGGCGCGCGATCGGCCTGGTGCTGCTGGCGACGGCGCAGGTCCAGCAGCGCGAGGTGGAGGAGGCGTGCCGTACGGGCACCCGCGCGGCGGAGCTGCTCGGCACGCTGCGCTCCAGCAGGGGAGCCGAGTATCTGGACGATCTCCAGCAGCGGCTGGAGCCGTACGGCACGGAGCCCGCGGTGCGGGAGTTCAGCGCCCGGCTGGAGATGCAGGCCGCGTGA